From the Actinomadura luzonensis genome, the window GCTGACCGGCCGGGCGGCGAGAACTCATCGGCGGCGGGCGCGCCGCCCGGGGGCGGCAGGACGCGGCGCAGCGGGCGCATGCCCTCCTCGACGTAGTCGGCGATGGGGCGGTCGCCGCCGTCGAGGTACCACTGCTCCAGCGCGGCGAAGTAGCCGAAGACGAGGGCGTTGGCGATCACGCGGGCCTGCGTCGGCGTGACCGCGGCGGCCTCCGCGACGAGCGGGGTGACGCGCCCGCCCGCGCGGTCGAGCGTGGCGCAGACGGCCTCGCGGACGGACGGCTCGGCGAAGAAGTAGCGGACCCGGCGCCAGGGGCCCTTCGCGCGGCCGCCCTCCGGCGCGCTCTCGTAGGCGCGGACGGCGCGGAGCAGGCTGCCGATGGGGTCGCCGGGGTCCAGGTGCTCCCTGAGCGCTTCCGGGCTCATCACGTCGAACTCGTCGGCGACGACGATGCCCTCCTTGGTGCCGAAATAGCGGTACACCGAGGACGGCGACACCTCGGCCGCGGCCGCGATCTCCTCGATCGTGACC encodes:
- a CDS encoding TetR/AcrR family transcriptional regulator, yielding MSGLRERRRLKAMRDIQERALDLFDERGFAAVTIEEIAAAAEVSPSSVYRYFGTKEGIVVADEFDVMSPEALREHLDPGDPIGSLLRAVRAYESAPEGGRAKGPWRRVRYFFAEPSVREAVCATLDRAGGRVTPLVAEAAAVTPTQARVIANALVFGYFAALEQWYLDGGDRPIADYVEEGMRPLRRVLPPPGGAPAADEFSPPGRSAPS